One Corvus cornix cornix isolate S_Up_H32 chromosome 10, ASM73873v5, whole genome shotgun sequence genomic region harbors:
- the C10H15orf61 gene encoding uncharacterized protein C15orf61 homolog, with protein MRALLRRLHGAAVALLLWRGPAPARPAASEVLSQHLRQRRLPHWTSFCVKYSAVRNDQFGLSHFNWPVDGANYLVLRTGCFPFIKYHCSRAAPQDLALQNAAFTALKVLNAGIPTLLYGIGSWFFARVTETVHTSHGPVTIYFLNKEDEGAMY; from the exons ATGCGGGCGCTGCTGCGGCGGCTGCACGGGGCGGCCGTGGCGCTGCTGCTGTggcggggcccggccccggcccgtCCCGCCGCCTCCGAGGTGCTGAGCCAGCACCTGCGGCAGCGCCGCCTGCCCCACTGGACCTCGTTCTGCGTCAAGTACAGTGCGGTGCGCAACGACCAGTTCGGCCTCTCGCACTTCAACTGGCCCGTGGACGGCGCCAACTACCTGGTGCTGCGCACCGGCTGCTTCCCCTTCATCAAGTACCACTGCTCCCGCGCCGCGCCGCAGGACCTGGCGCTGCAGAACGCCGCCTTCACCGCCCTCAAGGTGCTCAACGCCG GCATCCCAACTTTACTGTATGGAATTGGCTCCTGGTTCTTTGCCCGTGTCACAGAGACTGTTCACACGAGCCATGGCCCAGtcactatttattttctaaataaagaaGATGAAGGAGCCATGTACTGA